A segment of the Triticum urartu cultivar G1812 unplaced genomic scaffold, Tu2.1 TuUngrouped_contig_9625, whole genome shotgun sequence genome:
CCTCCTCTCCGGCGGCGCCACCATCCCGATCTTCCTCGAGGGCTCCTCCTTCCCCGGCGGATTCATCTCCTATGCCGCCCCCGGCGCCGGCGGGGTCAGCCTCGTCGACTACTTCATGGGATCCGGCCTCAAGCAGCTCATCCAGCAGCTCGCGGAGAACGACCGCAGCCGCTACAACACCCTGCCCGCCGCCAAGGCTGCGGTTGCCGCCCTCCCTGATGTCGCCTCGATGGGGGCGCCCAACGCGTCCTCCAAAAGGACTGCATCCTGCCATGGCTTGACCTCCACAGCTCCTCCCTGTCTGCCGCCATCTATGTCCACCAGTGCCAGGCAGCTACCGCTGCGGCGGCGGCACCTGCGGCCCCAGGTGGCGGCCCTTCGCCTAGGGTCATGGTGAGGAGGTTCAGGATCTCGCTGCCGTGGCCTCTCAGGGCCGCTTTTGGAGCTCAGCAGGCGGAGAGCAGCGACCAGGACGCTACTGGCTATGGCGACTACAAAAACGATGGGAATGCGAGCGGCCGCTCGTATGATGATCTCGACTAAGGCACTTGAAAGGATGAGGGGAATAAGGAGGTATAACCTTTCGCCTCGCACTTGTTACCGCCTTTGCATACTTATTATTTCATTATAACGGTTGCTTGCGTGAGTCGATTGCCATCGCATGAGCCACCAGGTTGACATAGAACATACATTGTATGGCTTTCCATTATTACCAAATACTCCAAAATCTTGATTTAGGTTTTTAGTATTTACTTTATCTATCTTGCAATGCAACAATGATTGGTGAGCTAAAATTGGTGATTGTTGTTGGGAGTTGTCAATTCATTTTTTCTATGGGCCATACTTGCACCATAAGAAAATGTTCTATTAATTAGGTGCTCAGCCTGCAGTTGAGGTTTTCATTTATTTGTCTTGATTGGCTGATGCCACGTGGAACACGGCTAGTTGGATTGTAGGAAAATGTTCTATTAATTAAGCGTTCAGCCTCCTATTCAGGTTTTCACTTATTTGCCTGGGCTGGCCGATGCCACGTGTGAGTGCTGGTTTTAGTTCACCCCTGTATGGCTTTCCATTGTTTCCTAAATAGTTCATTGTCAACACGGTGCTGACAATTAATGTTTATGAGCCATGCTATTTGCACTGTTAAGCCTGCTGTTGAGGTTTTCATTTTTTTCTATGGGTTGGCCATGTCATGTGCAACACAGCTAATCGTATGCTTAATTTTTTCTACGAACCATGCTAGTTGGACTGTATGGAAATGTTCTGTTAATTAAGTGTTCAGCCTCCAGACCAGGTTTTCATTTATGTGTCTGGGTTGCTTGATGCCACATGTAAAAGTAAAACGACTAGAGAGTGGCGGTTTCAGTCCACCCCTGTATGGCTTTCCATTGTTACCTAATAGTTCAAATGGTCAATATCTAAATTTATACCTAGTATTTACCTTATTTTATCGTGATGAGCTGGACAATGGTGATTGTCAACAGGGGCTGATGATTAATGCTTTTCCTATGAGCCATGCTAGTTGCACTGTAGGAAAATTGTTCTATTAAGCATTCAGCCGGCGGTTGAGGCTTTCATTTACTTGTCTGGGTTTTGCCAATGCCTCGTGTAAAAGTAAAATGGCTAGTTGTATGGTTATTACGTCATCTTTGTATAGACTACAATGTTATAGGAGCTGGTAAGAGCAAAAGTTGAATAGGGTGGACAAATCAGTACCAATGCATGAGGACTAGAGCAGGTGGCCCCAAATTTTGCGGGAatgtttttattttcttctttccaGCTCCTCTGTTCTTCAGTTTGGGAGCAGCCCTGTTACACAAACCCTCATGCATGCTGGACTTGTCCTGTAGCTTAATCAATTGCATTATCACACTTGTTAAGCCTTGTTGGAACATAAACCTATGTTAGGACTTACGACATGGGTGATTGGCTGTTTGCGTAAGCTATTGCGACCTCGTCGCCGGGCACTGGAGTACACAATACAGATTAAGCTTCCTTTGATTCTGCAAAAGAGGCTTGTGGAATACGGGTACTAGGTGCTATTCTAGTATTGACTATTGCTCATGTTATGTGATGCCTTATTTTAAGATTGTATAATGCCGAAGAGCAGCAGAAAAGATCAATTAACGTTGGGGATTCCCCGGAGGTTCATTTCCAGAAGGCATGTATTCATGTGATGTTTATGAATATCATTTTTAAGCTGGAATTTTTCACATTTTGAAACTTCTTACAAAATGACTGAATGATACCTTTCCCATAATACTTTAGATTACTAAAAGGAATATCTTTCAGTGCTATGCGCTGCAAATTTTATGCATACATACTTCAATTTCCTTTTTGTTCCTGGAACTTCATTTGTAGACTTTGTCACTGAAAGAATTGAACTGATGATTCATGGGATGTGTTTTCATGTGTTCCTTACATCTCGCCATTGAATAGTTGTATCCTATGCACTACTACCCTTGTTAGACACTTGGACGCGATGGCTGTAGAAGTTGATTTTTTGGGCTAAGGTTTCATGCATATTTTGTGTGTACAAGTGACCAGTCACCATTGTGGTTGAGATCATGGTGGAGTCAGCTGCCATGTATCGTTTTGTTCAGCTTAGAGTTCTGATATTGACTTGATAGACACTCAGCATGAACGCTTCTTATATTGTTCACTTGTTGAAAAAGGCATGGACTGCTCCGATCCCATCTGCTGAAGGAGGATGCCCACTGCCCTAGTCAAAGCATGAAGGGGCTCCATTGTGGTGGCTCACAGGGGTGTATGGGCCACAAGGTGATGCGGAGAAAGTTGACTTCATGCAAGAGATTCGTGACGTCCAGGATTTGCATGTTGGGTCGTGGGCCTTGGTGGGATACTACAACTTGCTTGTCAACCCGAAAAATAAGAACAAGGGCACGTTCAATAGGCGGATGATGGCCAGATTCAGAGCCCTTCTCGATAGGCTTGAGCACAAGGAGCTATACATAAATGGGAGGTGGTACAAGTGGAGTAATGAAAGGCGCAATCCCACAATGGAGAAGATCCATCATATCTTTGTTTCCAACTCTTGGGAAGATATACACCCCCAAAAAACCTATTGACGGTTATGGGCTCGGCGGTATGGGATCATTGTCCTCTTCTTGTGGATCTTGACGCAAAACTAGACATGGGCCGGCGTTTCAAGTTTGAAAGTTTTTGGCCCAAGGTTGAGGGATTCGTGGACACGGTCAAGCAGGCATGGCACACCGTATCTTCCCAAGGAAACCCTTTTATAGTCCTGGATAGTAAGTTACACGCCACTGCCAAGGCCCTGCAAAGCTGGAGTGATCGTTGGATTGGCAACATTCGCCTTCAACTCTCCATCGCAATGGAAGTTATTGGTAGGCTGGACGTGGCGGCAGAGAGTAGGACTCTCTCGGACCAAGAGCATGGGCTACGCAAGCTACTCAAGAAAAATTGTTGGGCCTCTGTTCGCTGGAGAGGATGCTAGCGAGACAGCGATCCCGTTTGTTTCATCTGAAGGAAGGGGATGCGAACACTGCATACTTCCAAAAGCAAGCACGCCATAGACAAAGAAAAAACATTATCACTTTACATCACAATGGTGGGATACACACGGGACATCTATTAATTAAGCGTTCAGCCTCCTATTCAGGTTTTCACTTATTTGCCTGGGCTGGCCGATGCCACGTGTGAGTGCTGGTTTTAGTTCACCCCTGTATGGCTTTCCATTGTTTCCTAAATAGTTCATTGTCAACACGGTGCTGACAATTAATGTTTATGAGCCATGCTATTTGCACTGTTAAGCCTGCTGTTGAGGTTTTCATTTTTTTCTATGGGTTGGCCATGTCATGTGCAACACAGCTAATCGTATGCTTAATTTTTTCTACGAACCATGCTAGTTGGACTGTATGGAAATGTTCTGTTAATTAAGTGTTCAGCCTCCAGACCAGGTTTTCATTTATGTGTCTGGGTTGCTTGATGCCACATGTAAAAGTAAAACGACTAGAGAGTGGCGGTTTCAGTCCACCCCTGTATGGCTTTCCATTGTTACCTAATAGTTCAAATGGTCAATATCTAAATTTATACCTAGTATTTACCTTATTTTATCGTGATGAGCTGGACAATGGTGATTGTCAACAGGGGCTGATGATTAATGCTTTTCCTATGAGCCATGCTAGTTGCACTGTAGGAAAATTGTTCTATTAAGCATTCAGCCGGCGGTTGAGGCTTTCATTTACTTGTCTGGGTTTTGCCAATGCCTCGTGTAAAAGTAAAATGGCTAGTTGTATGGTTATTACGTCATCTTTGTATAGACTACAATGTTATAGGAGCTGGTAAGAGCAAAAGTTGAATAGGGTGGACAAATCAGTACCAATGCATGAGGACTAGAGCAGGTGGCCCCAAATTTTGCGGGAatgtttttattttcttctttccaGCTCCTCTGTTCTTCAGTTTGGGAGCAGCCCTGTTACACAAACCCTCATGCATGCTGGACTTGTCCTGTAGCTTAATCAATTGCATTATCACACTTGTTAAGCCTTGTTGGAACATAAACCTATGTTAGGACTTACGACATGGGTGATTGGCTGTTTGCGTAAGCTATTGCGACCTTGTCGCCCTGGCACTGGAGTACACAATACAGATTAAGCTTCCTTTGATTCTGCAAAAGAGGCTTGTGGAATACGGGTACTAGGTGCTATTCTAGTATTGACTATTGCTCATGTTATGTGATGCCTTATTTTAAGATTGTATAATGCCGAAGAGCAGCAGAAAAGATCAATTAACGTTGGGGATTCCCCGGAGGTTCATTTCCAGAAGGCATGTATTCATGTGATGTTTATGAATATCATTTTTAAGCTGGAATTTTTCACATTTTGAAACTTCTTACAAAATGACTGAATGATACCTTTCCCATAATACTTTAGATTACTAAAAGGAATATCTTTCAGTGCTATGCGCTGCAAATTTTATGCATACATACTTCAATTTCCTTTTTGTTCCTGGAACTTCATTTGTAGACTTTGTCACTGAAAGAATTGAACTGATGATTCATGGGATGTGTTTTCATGTGTTCCTTACATCTCGCCATTGAATAGTTGTATCCTA
Coding sequences within it:
- the LOC125532298 gene encoding uncharacterized protein LOC125532298 yields the protein LSGGATIPIFLEGSSFPGGFISYAAPGAGGVSLVDYFMGSGLKQLIQQLAENDRSRYNTLPAAKAAVAALPDVASMGAPNASSLSAAIYVHQCQAATAAAAAPAAPGGGPSPRVMVRRFRISLPWPLRAAFGAQQAESSDQDATGYGDYKNDGNASGRSYDDLD